The following proteins come from a genomic window of Nitrospira sp.:
- a CDS encoding Mobile element protein, with product MAVSLYVGIDIAKAQLDVACRPTSARWTVPHTARGIGRLVRRLRRVQPTLVVLEATGGLELNVASELAAAALPVAVVNPRQVRHFAKATGQLAKTDALDAAVLAQFAEAVRPIARPLPDEATRRLEALVNRRRQLLTMLTAEQNRHTRASRDMQIEIHAHMEWLTQRVAELESTLGQQIRQSPIWREQDDVLQSVPGVGPVLSRTILADLPELGTLNRRAIAALVGVAPLNRDSGTWRGTRRIGGGRGPVRAVLYMAAVTAARCNPVIRAFYQRLRAAGKTVKVALTACMRKLLTILNAMIKHHTPWQCGFQRT from the coding sequence ATGGCCGTGTCTCTGTATGTCGGTATTGATATCGCGAAAGCTCAGTTGGATGTGGCGTGTCGTCCCACGAGCGCCCGGTGGACCGTCCCGCATACTGCCCGTGGGATTGGCCGACTGGTCCGGCGACTTCGTCGCGTGCAGCCGACGTTGGTCGTGCTGGAAGCCACCGGTGGCTTGGAGCTGAATGTCGCAAGTGAGCTGGCCGCTGCGGCCCTGCCAGTCGCCGTGGTGAATCCCCGGCAAGTTCGGCATTTCGCGAAGGCCACGGGGCAACTGGCCAAGACGGATGCGCTGGACGCCGCGGTGCTGGCGCAGTTTGCCGAAGCGGTGCGGCCCATTGCCCGCCCGCTGCCGGATGAGGCCACACGCCGACTGGAAGCGCTGGTGAATCGCCGGCGTCAACTGCTGACCATGCTGACAGCGGAACAGAACCGACACACCCGCGCTTCGCGCGACATGCAGATCGAGATCCACGCCCATATGGAATGGTTGACGCAGCGGGTCGCGGAGCTGGAGTCGACGCTGGGGCAGCAGATCCGACAGAGCCCGATCTGGCGTGAGCAGGACGACGTGCTGCAGAGTGTGCCGGGCGTCGGGCCGGTGCTGAGCCGCACCATACTGGCAGACTTGCCGGAGCTGGGAACGTTGAACCGCCGCGCGATTGCGGCGCTGGTGGGCGTGGCCCCGTTGAACCGGGATAGCGGAACCTGGCGCGGCACGCGGCGCATCGGGGGAGGACGTGGCCCCGTGCGGGCGGTCCTCTATATGGCCGCCGTGACGGCGGCGCGGTGCAATCCTGTGATTCGAGCGTTCTATCAGCGGTTGCGCGCGGCGGGGAAGACGGTCAAGGTGGCGTTGACCGCCTGTATGCGAAAGTTGCTGACTATCTTGAATGCGATGATCAAACATCACACTCCGTGGCAGTGCGGATTTCAAAGGACTTGA